In Paraburkholderia caballeronis, the following proteins share a genomic window:
- a CDS encoding carbohydrate porin — translation MFGLGSAEYGNALASPPVVNADAYSATREADLNIQAEPGGFWTGFWTRESMLGDMGGLRPWLGRYGVTLDITETSEYLANLRGGLGHGGAYDGLATITLGVDTSKALGIPGGQFNISALQIRGTNLSTSNLGTLNTASGIEAQATTRLWELWYQQSLFDKRFDVKIGQQSIDQEFISSSYAATFINTMFGWPALPSYDMPNGGPAYPLSALGVRVRARLTPSLTALAGVFDGDPLGNNPNNLSGTNFNLHNGALYIGELQYAVNQPAEGELVRAGGGGLPGTYKIGVWYNNGRFDDQRFDNTGLSLANPVTSGVPQSHRGNYSVYAVADQMVWRPDPDEPRSIGVFARVMGAPGDRNLVSFAANVGIVMNAPFKGRDDDSVGLAATYVKVGNYAHNLDLDNLAFSGGPYGVRTSETTLEATYQYQIAPWWILQADAQYTFNAGAGQNPVDPAVPLRNTFVVGLRTNITF, via the coding sequence ATGTTCGGCCTGGGCAGTGCGGAATATGGCAACGCGCTTGCTTCGCCGCCGGTCGTCAACGCAGATGCTTATAGCGCGACGCGGGAGGCCGATCTGAACATCCAGGCCGAGCCCGGCGGCTTCTGGACGGGTTTCTGGACCCGCGAAAGCATGCTTGGGGACATGGGCGGCCTGCGCCCGTGGCTTGGCCGCTATGGCGTGACGCTCGACATCACCGAGACGAGCGAATATCTCGCGAACCTGCGCGGCGGCCTCGGGCACGGCGGCGCATACGATGGGCTCGCAACGATCACGCTTGGCGTCGACACGAGCAAGGCGCTCGGCATTCCCGGCGGCCAGTTCAACATCAGTGCGTTGCAGATCCGCGGCACCAATCTGAGCACGTCGAATCTCGGCACGCTCAACACCGCGAGCGGGATCGAGGCGCAGGCAACCACACGCCTCTGGGAACTGTGGTATCAGCAGTCGCTGTTCGACAAGCGTTTCGACGTGAAGATCGGGCAGCAGAGTATCGATCAGGAATTCATTTCGAGTAGCTATGCGGCTACGTTCATCAACACGATGTTCGGATGGCCGGCGCTGCCGTCGTACGACATGCCGAACGGCGGCCCAGCCTATCCGCTGTCCGCGTTGGGCGTGCGGGTGCGCGCACGGCTCACGCCGTCGCTGACCGCGCTCGCCGGCGTGTTCGATGGCGATCCGCTCGGCAACAATCCCAACAATCTGAGCGGCACCAACTTCAATCTGCACAATGGCGCGCTGTACATCGGCGAGTTGCAGTACGCGGTCAACCAGCCGGCCGAAGGCGAACTCGTGCGCGCGGGCGGCGGCGGGCTGCCCGGTACGTACAAGATCGGCGTCTGGTACAACAACGGCCGCTTCGACGACCAGCGCTTCGACAACACCGGCCTGTCGCTCGCGAATCCCGTGACGAGCGGCGTGCCGCAGAGCCATCGCGGCAACTACAGCGTCTATGCGGTCGCGGACCAGATGGTATGGCGTCCGGACCCCGACGAGCCGCGCAGCATCGGCGTGTTCGCGCGGGTGATGGGCGCGCCGGGGGACCGCAACCTGGTCAGCTTCGCAGCGAACGTCGGCATCGTGATGAACGCGCCGTTCAAGGGGCGCGACGACGACTCAGTCGGGCTTGCCGCGACCTACGTGAAGGTCGGCAACTACGCGCACAACCTGGACCTCGACAATCTCGCGTTCAGCGGCGGTCCCTACGGCGTGCGCACCAGCGAGACGACGCTGGAGGCGACCTACCAGTACCAGATCGCGCCGTGGTGGATCCTGCAGGCCGACGCGCAATACACGTTCAACGCGGGCGCGGGCCAGAATCCGGTCGATCCGGCGGTGCCGCTGCGCAACACGTTCGTCGTCGGCCTGCGAACCAACATCACGTTCTGA
- the efeB gene encoding iron uptake transporter deferrochelatase/peroxidase subunit, with amino-acid sequence MSSGSRTPPARPTRRGFLKASGAAVAAGAALGAAGVAAAASDGRQRIAADPLHAVEPFFDAHQGGIVTPQQSHTYVAALDLTTTSRDDVIALLRAWTDAAARLAQDGTAASLQDAKDDAPPPDAGDVLGVGPAGLTVTFGFGPGLFTSGGKDRYGLAHRRPAALVDLPRFNGDQLVPEKTGGDLFIQACANDAQVAFHAVRQLARLAYGKAQMHWGQAGFVSAPPGATPRNLMGFKDGTNNPPIRDPKLMDQFVWADAADAPWMAGGTYTVVRRIRITVEHWDQMELGFQEQVFGRRKLSGAPIGKDGEFDPVDLDAQDKDGNPLIAENSHVRLSNRASNDGAQILRRSYSYNDGTNFYIERWPPWRQETEYDAGLIFIAHQRDPRTGFIPINEKLAKFDMMNQFTTHVGSAIFACPPGARRGSYIGAGLFET; translated from the coding sequence ATGTCCTCCGGATCCCGCACTCCTCCGGCGCGCCCGACACGGCGAGGTTTCCTGAAGGCGAGCGGCGCGGCCGTCGCCGCGGGGGCCGCCCTCGGCGCCGCGGGCGTCGCTGCGGCCGCGTCCGACGGCAGGCAGCGTATCGCCGCCGACCCGCTGCACGCAGTCGAGCCGTTCTTCGATGCGCATCAGGGCGGCATCGTCACGCCGCAGCAGTCGCATACCTATGTCGCCGCGCTCGACCTGACGACGACCTCGCGCGACGATGTGATCGCGCTGCTGCGCGCGTGGACCGACGCGGCCGCGCGGCTCGCGCAGGACGGCACCGCCGCGTCGCTGCAGGACGCGAAAGACGACGCGCCGCCGCCGGATGCCGGCGACGTGCTGGGCGTCGGCCCCGCCGGCCTGACCGTCACCTTCGGTTTCGGGCCGGGGCTTTTCACGTCGGGCGGCAAGGACCGGTACGGTCTTGCACACCGGCGTCCGGCGGCGCTCGTCGATCTGCCGCGCTTCAACGGCGACCAACTCGTGCCGGAAAAGACCGGCGGCGACCTGTTCATCCAGGCCTGCGCGAACGACGCGCAAGTGGCGTTTCACGCGGTCCGGCAACTCGCGCGCCTGGCGTACGGCAAGGCGCAGATGCACTGGGGGCAGGCGGGTTTCGTATCCGCGCCGCCGGGCGCGACGCCGCGCAACCTGATGGGCTTCAAGGACGGCACCAACAATCCGCCGATCCGCGATCCGAAGCTGATGGACCAGTTCGTCTGGGCGGACGCGGCGGACGCGCCGTGGATGGCCGGCGGCACGTACACGGTGGTGCGCCGCATCCGCATCACGGTCGAGCACTGGGACCAGATGGAACTGGGTTTCCAGGAGCAGGTGTTCGGTCGCCGCAAGCTCAGCGGCGCGCCGATCGGCAAGGACGGCGAGTTCGACCCGGTGGATCTCGACGCACAGGACAAGGACGGCAATCCGCTGATCGCGGAGAACTCGCACGTGCGGTTGTCGAACCGCGCGTCGAACGACGGCGCGCAGATCCTGCGCCGCTCGTATTCGTACAACGACGGCACGAACTTCTACATTGAGCGCTGGCCGCCGTGGCGGCAGGAAACGGAGTACGACGCGGGTCTGATCTTCATCGCGCACCAGCGCGACCCGCGCACCGGCTTCATCCCGATCAACGAGAAGCTTGCGAAGTTCGACATGATGAACCAGTTCACCACGCATGTCGGCAGCGCGATCTTCGCGTGCCCGCCGGGCGCGCGGCGCGGGTCGTACATCGGCGCGGGACTCTTCGAGACCTGA